A single region of the Hyphomicrobiales bacterium genome encodes:
- a CDS encoding WecB/TagA/CpsF family glycosyltransferase — MSTWPVRQLGGLPITVADRNEIADAFVEWALAARDKDARPFYSTSANGQVMAMCAEDKDLLDDFLFADQIVADGMPMVIYSKLFGTNQLPERVATTDLFHDVAAVAAEHGASYFMFGADEISNLVATQKTQERYPDLKIAGRRNGYFSKEEEADIVAEINDVKPDILWVSMGVPREQRFIREHIDSLKNVGVIKTSGGLFDFLSERNSRAPAWMQSLGFEWAYRAAQEPSRLGPRYLLTNPQALKLLFTRSR; from the coding sequence ATGTCGACTTGGCCTGTCCGCCAATTGGGTGGCCTGCCAATTACGGTTGCTGATCGTAATGAGATTGCTGACGCTTTCGTCGAATGGGCTCTCGCAGCAAGAGACAAAGATGCGCGTCCGTTTTATTCTACTTCTGCCAATGGTCAGGTTATGGCCATGTGCGCTGAGGACAAAGATCTTTTGGACGATTTTCTGTTTGCTGATCAAATCGTAGCAGACGGCATGCCAATGGTGATTTATTCCAAATTATTTGGAACAAACCAACTCCCAGAACGTGTCGCAACAACAGACTTGTTCCATGATGTTGCGGCTGTCGCTGCTGAACATGGCGCCAGTTACTTTATGTTTGGCGCCGACGAAATTTCCAATCTAGTCGCCACCCAAAAAACGCAAGAACGCTATCCTGATTTGAAAATTGCAGGACGTCGTAATGGGTACTTCTCCAAGGAAGAAGAGGCTGACATTGTTGCTGAGATCAACGACGTTAAGCCTGATATTTTGTGGGTGAGCATGGGCGTGCCCCGTGAACAACGTTTTATCCGTGAGCATATTGATAGTTTGAAAAATGTCGGTGTGATCAAAACCTCTGGCGGCCTATTTGACTTCCTATCTGAGCGTAATTCTCGCGCACCAGCTTGGATGCAAAGTTTAGGTTTCGAATGGGCTTATCGCGCGGCTCAAGAGCCAAGCCGGTTAGGTCCGCGTTATCTTTTGACCAATCCGCAAGCTTTAAAACTACTGTTCACACGCTCGCGATAG
- a CDS encoding sulfite exporter TauE/SafE family protein has translation MSFEMLLVVAAVAFLFAGTVKGLVGLGLPTTVIGILAQFTDPRQAIALLLLPILISNTWQIYRSGMAVKMFKKLWLFSLFMCSLIFITSQFAATISTKALTLSVGIMIVLFVVTNLFLKKLTISDNHDKAYQIGFGAAAGIMGGMTSLWAPPVVMYLLSKRVSKDEFVASVGVLLMAGSIPLLGGYISAGLTTPTLLLYSLLMVIPTLAGFAIGEWARSFLEAEQFRKILLGIFFLLGTNLIVNALI, from the coding sequence ATGTCGTTTGAAATGCTCCTTGTTGTTGCAGCCGTGGCCTTCTTGTTTGCGGGCACCGTCAAAGGGTTGGTTGGTCTTGGCTTACCAACAACAGTTATTGGCATACTGGCGCAGTTCACAGATCCACGCCAAGCGATTGCTCTATTGCTTTTGCCCATTCTGATTTCTAATACATGGCAAATTTATCGCAGTGGCATGGCGGTAAAAATGTTCAAGAAGCTTTGGCTCTTTAGCTTGTTCATGTGCTCTTTGATTTTCATCACATCACAGTTTGCAGCCACCATCTCGACCAAAGCGCTAACGCTCTCAGTCGGCATAATGATTGTGCTTTTTGTTGTAACCAACCTGTTTCTCAAGAAACTTACAATTTCAGACAATCACGACAAAGCATATCAAATTGGCTTTGGTGCCGCTGCTGGCATCATGGGAGGAATGACATCCTTATGGGCGCCGCCTGTTGTAATGTATTTGCTTTCAAAACGCGTATCTAAAGACGAGTTCGTCGCCTCTGTTGGGGTATTGCTGATGGCAGGCTCTATCCCCCTGCTCGGCGGTTATATAAGCGCTGGACTAACCACGCCTACGCTCCTGCTCTATTCCTTGTTGATGGTCATCCCAACCCTTGCAGGATTTGCCATTGGGGAATGGGCAAGATCATTTTTAGAGGCTGAACAATTTCGAAAAATACTGCTCGGCATCTTCTTTCTGCTCGGTACTAATTTGATCGTGAACGCACTTATTTGA
- a CDS encoding TRAP transporter substrate-binding protein has translation MMFNLKRLGLSALVGSALGLASFGAMAQEVNLRVHHFLSDKHNTHAKVLAPWAEKIEKESGGRIKMTIFPRMQLGGKPPQLMDQVRDGVADIVWTLPGYTAGRYPRIAAYELPFMVSSAEATSQALQEFYEKYATEEFADVKPLWFHTHARGVIHTREKQIKTAADFDGMKLRAPNRGIGTAMEALGAASVFMPVPALPEALSKGVVDGAVIPWEIVPPLKVQDLAPNHTETPGARGLYTAVFVIAMNKDKYNALPDDLKKIIDDNSGIAMAKSTGKIWDDAENTGLSVVNTKGNPVHRMADSEIAILKEKTQVVTDKWIADQGSDGQALFDDANALLDKYSN, from the coding sequence ATGATGTTCAATTTGAAACGACTAGGGCTGTCGGCTCTCGTGGGTTCAGCGCTTGGATTGGCCAGTTTTGGCGCAATGGCGCAAGAAGTAAACCTTCGGGTTCACCACTTCTTATCTGACAAGCACAACACACATGCTAAAGTTTTGGCACCGTGGGCTGAGAAGATCGAAAAAGAATCTGGTGGTCGTATTAAAATGACTATCTTCCCGCGTATGCAGCTTGGCGGTAAGCCGCCGCAGCTTATGGACCAAGTACGTGACGGCGTTGCTGACATCGTGTGGACACTTCCTGGCTACACTGCCGGTCGTTACCCGCGTATTGCAGCCTATGAGCTGCCGTTCATGGTTTCCTCAGCAGAAGCAACATCGCAAGCGCTTCAAGAGTTTTATGAAAAATATGCAACCGAAGAATTTGCTGACGTAAAACCGCTTTGGTTCCACACACATGCTCGTGGCGTAATCCACACACGTGAAAAGCAAATCAAAACAGCCGCCGATTTTGATGGCATGAAACTTCGTGCACCAAACCGTGGCATCGGTACAGCAATGGAAGCGTTGGGGGCAGCCTCTGTCTTTATGCCTGTTCCAGCATTGCCGGAAGCTTTGTCAAAAGGCGTTGTTGATGGTGCCGTGATCCCTTGGGAAATCGTACCACCGCTTAAAGTGCAAGACCTTGCGCCAAACCACACGGAAACACCGGGTGCACGTGGCCTCTACACAGCTGTGTTCGTGATTGCCATGAACAAAGATAAGTACAACGCTTTGCCTGATGACTTGAAGAAAATCATTGATGATAATTCTGGCATTGCCATGGCGAAAAGCACTGGTAAAATTTGGGATGATGCAGAAAATACGGGCCTTTCCGTTGTGAATACGAAAGGCAACCCTGTTCATAGAATGGCCGATTCTGAAATCGCGATCTTGAAAGAGAAAACTCAAGTTGTGACGGATAAATGGATTGCTGATCAAGGCTCTGACGGACAAGCCTTATTTGATGATGCAAACGCTCTTTTGGATAAATATTCAAACTAA
- a CDS encoding GNAT family N-acetyltransferase gives MGMASAQASASQSYEIDVLSSFDFKSEEYAALFAKSDGTAFQSPRWLDAFYESLCLSLGVEPFIIIARDSSGTLQMVLPMVRKAVSFAKIIQPADLGITDYNQIIASAETLETASKDPAFKSQLIKALKPFDLFLFRKVRSDSFDIVRLFDNATKIDGDSAAHDLPMPMPFDEWKQATLSKSTRKGLDRKRRNIEKDVGPLTFKTLIDEAEIETAFEMLRLERGKKYPGDLLSQDAYYDFYLKVAKEGAASGDAVTIIGQVEGKTLTVDFGLHQDGRHLLLLGAFDSSEEFKKYSLGLQGILDVMKGRKEIGIDMFDFTTGDEDYKASLHTTPVPMHHYILSNGVVGRIGQMAYQDNSFARKLVQRLLPNLK, from the coding sequence ATGGGTATGGCTTCAGCGCAAGCAAGTGCATCGCAATCCTATGAAATTGACGTGCTTTCTTCTTTTGATTTTAAGAGTGAGGAATACGCAGCATTATTTGCAAAATCTGATGGCACAGCGTTTCAAAGCCCGCGTTGGCTTGATGCATTTTATGAAAGCCTATGTCTGTCGCTCGGTGTTGAGCCGTTTATCATTATTGCTCGCGATAGCAGTGGCACTTTACAGATGGTTTTGCCGATGGTGCGCAAGGCTGTATCGTTTGCCAAAATCATCCAGCCTGCCGATTTAGGCATCACGGATTATAACCAGATCATAGCGAGCGCCGAAACGCTCGAGACAGCTTCAAAAGACCCCGCGTTTAAATCCCAACTCATAAAAGCGCTAAAGCCGTTTGATTTATTCCTCTTCAGAAAGGTGCGCTCAGACAGTTTCGACATTGTACGTTTGTTTGATAATGCCACGAAGATTGATGGTGATAGCGCGGCCCATGATTTGCCGATGCCGATGCCATTTGATGAGTGGAAGCAAGCGACATTATCGAAATCCACTCGCAAAGGGTTGGATCGCAAGCGCCGCAATATTGAAAAGGACGTTGGCCCTTTAACATTCAAAACGTTGATTGATGAAGCAGAAATTGAAACGGCTTTTGAGATGCTGCGCTTAGAGCGTGGCAAGAAATACCCAGGTGATCTGCTCTCGCAAGACGCCTACTATGACTTTTATCTGAAAGTTGCCAAAGAGGGGGCTGCGTCTGGTGATGCGGTAACGATCATTGGGCAGGTTGAAGGAAAAACCCTAACCGTCGATTTCGGCCTTCATCAAGACGGCCGTCATTTGCTGCTTTTGGGCGCATTTGATTCTTCTGAAGAATTCAAAAAATATTCGCTCGGCCTTCAAGGCATTTTAGATGTGATGAAAGGTCGTAAAGAGATCGGCATTGATATGTTTGATTTCACAACCGGTGATGAAGATTACAAAGCATCATTGCACACCACACCGGTCCCCATGCATCATTATATCTTGAGCAATGGTGTTGTTGGTCGCATCGGCCAGATGGCCTATCAAGACAATTCCTTTGCAAGAAAACTTGTCCAACGTCTTTTGCCAAATCTCAAATAA
- a CDS encoding TRAP transporter large permease, whose product MSGPLIGTLCIGGMLVLMFLRVPIAVSMFVSGSIGYISVAGLTPLLGFLKSNPYSQLSSYSLSVVPMFLLMGHLATHAGISKALFRAANAFFGSWRGGLSIASIGGCAMFGAISGSSLATAATMGKVALPEMKRFNYSGALATGSLAAGGTLGILIPPSVILVIYAIITEQNVAKMFLAAFIPGFIAALGYMITVSIYVRIYPEAGPAGDKADAKEKIDALIGVIPAAILFVVVIGGIYAGVFTPTEAATFGVLGTGLLAWWNGINKEEMAESLTGTAVTTGMIYMILLGANIFNAFLTQTQLPQTLAQVIGDSGYSPMLVLMLILLMYLILGCVMDSLSMILLTIPIFFPIIQVLDFGLGPEEAAIWFGIIALIVVEVGLITPPVGLNVFVINKLAKDVPMVESFKGVMPFLISDFIRVAILIAFPSLTLYLVRVLY is encoded by the coding sequence ATGTCAGGTCCACTTATTGGCACGCTGTGTATTGGCGGCATGCTCGTCCTTATGTTCTTGCGGGTGCCTATCGCCGTTTCCATGTTCGTCTCCGGCTCTATTGGTTATATTTCAGTCGCAGGCCTCACGCCGCTTTTGGGCTTTTTGAAAAGCAATCCGTATTCGCAGCTTTCATCCTATTCACTCTCCGTGGTGCCCATGTTCCTGCTCATGGGGCACTTGGCAACCCATGCTGGCATTTCTAAAGCGCTATTTCGGGCAGCCAATGCCTTTTTTGGATCATGGCGCGGAGGACTGTCGATTGCCTCAATTGGCGGCTGCGCGATGTTTGGCGCCATCAGTGGCTCTTCGCTTGCAACGGCTGCCACCATGGGCAAAGTCGCCCTGCCAGAAATGAAGCGGTTTAACTATTCAGGCGCTTTGGCAACTGGTTCGTTAGCTGCAGGTGGCACGCTTGGCATTCTAATTCCGCCTTCCGTGATCTTGGTAATCTACGCCATCATTACCGAGCAAAACGTCGCGAAGATGTTTCTTGCAGCCTTCATTCCAGGCTTCATTGCAGCACTTGGCTACATGATCACGGTGTCAATCTATGTACGCATCTATCCTGAAGCTGGCCCCGCTGGTGATAAAGCGGATGCCAAAGAAAAAATTGATGCCTTAATTGGCGTTATACCAGCGGCAATTCTTTTTGTGGTCGTGATCGGCGGCATTTATGCTGGCGTGTTCACGCCCACGGAAGCTGCCACCTTTGGCGTGCTCGGCACAGGGCTGCTTGCATGGTGGAATGGTATCAACAAAGAAGAAATGGCGGAGAGCCTAACCGGCACGGCAGTCACCACAGGCATGATCTATATGATCTTGCTTGGTGCGAACATCTTCAATGCGTTTCTCACCCAAACACAATTGCCCCAAACGCTTGCGCAGGTGATTGGCGACAGTGGTTATTCACCGATGCTCGTGCTGATGCTAATCTTGTTGATGTATCTCATTTTGGGCTGCGTGATGGATTCCCTTTCCATGATTTTGCTCACGATCCCTATCTTCTTTCCCATCATTCAAGTTTTGGATTTTGGGCTTGGGCCTGAAGAAGCAGCCATCTGGTTTGGTATTATTGCGCTGATCGTCGTGGAGGTGGGGCTGATTACGCCACCGGTTGGCCTGAATGTTTTTGTCATCAATAAGCTTGCCAAAGATGTGCCCATGGTGGAGAGCTTTAAAGGCGTGATGCCTTTCTTGATTTCTGATTTTATCAGGGTCGCCATCCTGATCGCATTCCCAAGTCTCACGCTCTATTTGGTCCGTGTCCTTTATTGA
- a CDS encoding TRAP transporter small permease, with protein MQTQSLKNEHGAVRVLEKLCWVLALIGAAVLIALALTTVISVLGRYLFNTPVSGDFEIVEIGCAIAVACFLPYCQLRQGNVIVDLFTLKAPQAFKNILDAIGCILLAIMAGLMTWRVGLSGMDLHRYNDQTMILQFNTWKAFVIIVPCLGLLTLAGLVTAWRSLKGTHGVDPHLTAEQE; from the coding sequence GTGCAGACACAATCATTGAAGAACGAGCATGGGGCTGTGCGTGTTCTAGAAAAGCTATGCTGGGTGTTGGCCCTAATCGGTGCGGCCGTGCTTATCGCCTTAGCGTTGACAACAGTGATCAGTGTTTTGGGCCGCTATCTATTTAACACGCCCGTTTCTGGCGACTTTGAAATTGTTGAGATTGGCTGCGCCATCGCGGTCGCTTGTTTCTTGCCTTATTGCCAACTCAGACAAGGCAATGTGATTGTCGACCTCTTCACCCTTAAAGCGCCGCAAGCCTTTAAAAATATCCTCGATGCCATTGGCTGCATCTTGCTCGCCATCATGGCAGGCTTAATGACATGGCGGGTTGGTCTCAGCGGCATGGATTTGCATCGCTACAATGATCAAACAATGATCCTCCAGTTCAACACATGGAAAGCCTTTGTTATCATCGTCCCATGTCTTGGTTTGCTGACCTTGGCTGGGCTCGTCACCGCTTGGCGATCGCTTAAGGGCACCCATGGCGTCGATCCGCACCTTACAGCGGAACAGGAGTAG
- a CDS encoding cellulase family glycosylhydrolase: MLFFGKTCFALLASLVFLQVSATRPSVAADVSAVCRQQPAFENHPNKAFVSKTRRGFNLPNWHRNDPNDRPDWRTLIALKHEGFSHIRLPFFHDAFVQGDLKAGAVQSYLDWMVRDVERLNLIGYAVSLDLHPSSDFNSLLKNHPLLGVNRLREVWSAVAKKIAHLPVDHVGVELLNEPDSDDKIWQTALPNLVRALRYELPNHTLIISPSGPQRHEALFRMRPVEDSNVLYAVHYYDPFFFTHQGAEWLPDAEPVRAFKGLSFPLHSNEPSVVENRNRLVRNNQREALTFLERQVLVPWDESMIKDAFEAMGKWSRETGRMLLVNEFGVLSHHAPHHARLRWLGEIARASTENCIGWVHWEYSDGFGFVDPSTNRPDASIVKTLLEKEK, from the coding sequence ATGCTATTTTTTGGCAAGACTTGTTTCGCTTTACTAGCATCCCTTGTGTTTTTGCAGGTGTCTGCAACCCGTCCATCAGTTGCTGCGGATGTATCGGCTGTTTGTCGTCAACAACCAGCCTTTGAAAATCATCCCAATAAAGCCTTCGTTTCAAAAACACGACGCGGATTTAATCTGCCAAATTGGCATCGTAACGATCCAAATGACAGACCAGATTGGCGTACGCTCATTGCCCTAAAGCATGAAGGTTTTTCCCACATCCGATTGCCGTTTTTTCATGATGCCTTCGTGCAAGGGGATTTGAAAGCTGGCGCCGTGCAATCGTATCTTGATTGGATGGTCCGCGATGTCGAACGGCTCAACTTAATAGGCTATGCAGTAAGCCTAGACCTTCATCCCTCATCTGACTTTAATAGCCTGCTCAAAAACCATCCTTTATTGGGGGTGAACAGATTGCGTGAGGTTTGGTCTGCGGTAGCAAAAAAGATTGCTCATTTGCCAGTGGACCATGTTGGCGTTGAATTGTTAAATGAGCCGGACAGCGACGATAAAATCTGGCAAACAGCGCTGCCAAACTTGGTTCGAGCACTGCGTTATGAACTGCCAAACCACACGTTGATCATTTCACCTTCTGGCCCGCAGCGCCATGAGGCTTTGTTTCGAATGAGGCCTGTTGAAGATAGCAATGTTCTCTACGCGGTTCATTATTACGACCCCTTTTTCTTCACCCACCAAGGGGCGGAGTGGTTGCCGGATGCGGAGCCAGTGCGGGCGTTTAAAGGCCTTTCATTTCCCTTGCATAGCAATGAGCCGAGCGTTGTTGAAAATCGCAACCGTTTGGTGCGTAACAATCAGCGTGAGGCGCTAACATTCTTAGAGCGCCAAGTGCTGGTGCCTTGGGATGAAAGCATGATCAAAGATGCTTTTGAGGCGATGGGGAAATGGTCTCGAGAAACGGGGCGTATGCTTCTTGTCAATGAATTTGGAGTACTATCCCATCACGCGCCCCACCATGCGCGGCTTCGTTGGTTGGGTGAGATTGCTCGTGCATCCACGGAGAACTGCATTGGTTGGGTTCATTGGGAATATTCAGATGGGTTTGGGTTTGTTGATCCATCAACCAACAGACCGGATGCATCAATAGTGAAAACCTTGCTTGAAAAAGAAAAGTAG